The Tachysurus fulvidraco isolate hzauxx_2018 chromosome 19, HZAU_PFXX_2.0, whole genome shotgun sequence genomic sequence agaaaacaaagactATCATTTTTTTCACAGCATGAGTCATGTCACTCTGTTTTATAAGTTATCaatgaaacgtgtgtgtgtgtgtgtgtgtgtgtatatgtgcttgtgtgtgttttttcaggcCATCTCCTGTCACTatgccagtgctgattgtcaCTACATTGATGTGAAAGGATCAACCCAGGAGAACATCAGTAAGGAGGTGGAAGAGCTTGCTCGTAAAAGAATTGGGAGTGATACCACTCTTTCCTTTCAGGTTGGTTTCCTGGGCTGCATTGACCATTTCAGCATGGCCTGAGTGTATGGCACACCCagttgtagttgtgtgtgttccTTTATTTATGCATCATGGATGTATTTACAGCTTGTGTTATTGTACTTGCAGGACTCCTGGGCACTTAGAGGACGTGTGGTCCAAGGACATAGGACATCACTGTGATCCTCATTTCTCACTCAATATCCAGAAGAATAACTGAGAGTACTAAACCGTGTAATAATGTTCTCTAGGAGGAtataatttaaacaataaagCAATCTAAATGCTGGGGAAATAGGATCATATATGGATACAACTCCTCATAATATTCGCAttttaaagatataataaaaagctATAATGGTATTTTAATCCATTTTCTAACATTTAGAAAAAGCTTTGAAGTATGTCTGAGAGCTTTAAAACATAAAGAGTATCATGTGCCTTCTTTAATCAGACAGAGTGCAGAAACATGCAGTGCTTCAGAATGCAGTCAGATCTAAATTGAATGTaatctgtttgtgtttaagtGCATAGTGAACACTGAAAAACATGGGCTCGTTGAGAAATTCTGCTAATTTGATCTTCATATGCAGTAGCTCTGCTTGAgtatattttctttatgttttttcaaatttttaattaaaattaatattatactgtgattgtttgaaaataaatgtaattattatgcAATTACTGTATTGTGTCCATTTATATGTAAAATTAATATGACGCTTGGAGTTCTGTGTCAATTCTAATAATATACAGTGGCCTCAAAAATATTTGGACAATTATGCTACACCTAAAATGTATGACTTTCACTGCGTTAGAAACCAAGTggcatttatttaataactaaataaaatttacCCAAGCATATCCCAAAAAATACATGGTTATATTTCGAAATTTATAAACTATTAATACACTGATCATGAGTAGACAAAATGtatttgattattaaaaatgtatttgattatACAGTAACTGACTAGATATATTCACTATAAATTACCTCGGACCAGTTGGTTAAaagtaattattaaaaagtGCTAGGAAGGTGGATTTTGgacaaaatgtataaacaaGGTGTGTATTGGACAGGTCAGCAGAAGACAAAAAAGATAACATgcagaagaaacacaaaaaataaacaaatgttttaactaCAACAATCCTAAATTATAAATCCTAAATCCCAAATTTGTCACAAAAATCTTCTGATTGAGTCTCAGTGTTAAACTTCTCTAggaattagtttttttatttgcatatttcagGCAGAGAACCATATCTTCATGAGAATCAGGATGAAGGGTTGGAAAGAGACAAGAATGTATCAGAGGCACCACCACCTCCTGTTCCAGACAGCCTGAGATTAAggtctgaacatttttttttaatgtgtttcaaacaatcaggtttttattttctctgacaGATTAAATATGTAGaattgttttgtgctttttggaATCACACAGAATAACACAACCTCTTTGATATTGTTTTGAATAACCCCAGCTTTCatcaactgtaaaaaaaaacaagctcagTGATAGTATATGCTactctttatatttttactgtatatgtacaccTGTACAAACTCTAGTGCTCATAGGATACCAACAGTTTTCCAAACTATTAGAGTTTTGCTATTGGCTGTATCTGCTGCCATCTGCTGCCAACTTTGCCAGCATCTTTATTAACTTTTACACTTGTCAgattcccttatccagagcaactcattttatacaactgaacaactgaggtttaggggccttgctcagaggcccagcgtTGACAGGTTGGTGCACCCGAgttagcgtttttttttttttaagttatattCAACCTGTAGAATGGTGGCCTATGTGATGAAACAGCACTTTATCTCAAATTAAATGATGAGTTAAAATTAACTTTACTTCCTCTCCATAAAAATCCTTTATCTGACAAGCTCCTTCACATTTCTGCTATTCAAGTCTGCAGTTTATAAAAAGCCAGgatgaatatatttattcttgtgttttaagtaaaagtGTAACAATTAGATGATTTAGATTGAAATGAACTTTTTATCAAAAAAGGTTTGTAAAGTGGGCTGGTGACTTGATACATTAAACATTGCTTCTCTAAATCATCATTTGCAAATTAATCCTAGCCATATCCcaaattataaacaaaattgGTCGCATATTGATCAGGTGTTACTTAGTCATGGAGTCTCGTATTATAGCAGATGCATTCATATCTTCAAATATTCATCTGGATGTTTACAACCTTATAAGAAACAGCACTTTTCACACTgcataaacatgtttttaaagtTATTGATTGGCCATTAGACTATTGCGCTATAGTGAACCGATCACCACTTTATGTATCAGCTGCACACTTTCTAACTaagcaaaaaggaaaaaagattgTTTGTATGAATTCATACTTTATTTAGTGACTATGGTAAATTAGCATTTGCCTACATGAGAAGTTGCTGCCTACATCAGCCTTTTAACACAAGGTTAATCTTCATGCAGTTCTCATTCGCACCTCAGTACTAATACCTCTTCTGAATGACctatgattttaaaaatgttgccATTTGGCAAGATACAGTATAAGCAGATGTTGCATTGATTTGGTCACCTTTCCAGTTGTACAGCCTGTTCACCACCTCATTTATATTCTGAACAGTTATTATTGTACCTACAGTATTGGTCAGATATGGGAACTGCAACAAGTGCTTCTAGAATAGGAATAATGTTGCACCATGCTTGCACAGGGCAGTTAATGAAAGGGTTGCCAAATCAGTCTAGCTCTAAATACACCACAGGCACCAGCATTTTTTGTAACAACaaatattcagaaataaatctaattaaGTTCTAGTAAAGTACAGGCAGTTTTACACAGTATACaaccattttttaaatttaagatgTATTAGCAAAGATTAGGAGAGGGAAGGGGGTTAGAAAGTGCATGAAGTATCAGGAGTTTGGTGACCCTGTTTGCCAAGAAATACTGAGATAAAAGAATAAGATGTCTCCACTTTTCAACGAGTTTTCCATTTTTGGAATTTTGAGCTAGATTCAAGTCTCTTGTGTACATTTTTGAGATGTTTGAACACTGTTGAGCAAAGTTAAGGTCTAAACCACTATTCTGGTTTACTGTATGTTGTCGACTTACCTGTCTATTAAAGGGTTACTCTAACAATTAATCACAAGAAAACAGCTTATAGCATAATTCAAGTGTGATATACTTTTGGTTGCTGTTAATGTTGCCCTGAAACTCTAAAATCTATGGTCATGAGCCACTGTTGCTGTTGAAGCCAATTGTTTCCTAGAAACTCACTCATcaagtgaaaaaacaaaacaaaacaggagacagaaagaggaTTTCAAAGAAAACCATTTTTCTCTGGGAGTAATATTTTCGGGAGCTATGTTTTTATACTAAGACCTGCATGTGTGCATGGAAGAAATCTGGGGTAACTACTGCTTCTGATCTGATACAGACTACACACTATTCAAACACTAAAACTCATTTTacacagcaaaaataaataaatataaaatacaaaacacacatatactcatgCACACACTGTAATTGTATAAAGTATGGCTGAATTAATTATGGTATTTTAAGGACACTTAAGAAATACTAATAGAAACATTCATGTTCATATTCaaatagaaaaatgtatttCGGATAATGAAAAAAGATCTAACGTATAATCCTTTGGGGAAAATACACTAATTTAATGCTTGTCTTGGACGGATTCAGGAATAATCACTTTGAgtgtcctctctctccctccaacCCTCTTTTTCTATCTGTATTCTATCATAGCCCATCTGTTTTCTTcctttatatctctctctctctctctctctctctctctctctctctctctctctctctctctcagtttctaTGAATGAACTTTGCTTTGCTAAAGTATGGAAACAATGTTGAAAATTTTTATGATAACCTAATTGGCATGTATGAAATTATACAGTACGTGTCAATTttaacatgtacacacacataccacacaatACTTTCTGATGGCTTTAGGGTAAGAACATTTCACCCCTCAGACTCTGTCTGCAAACTTTTTTAACTCAAAATATTGCCATGTGACACACATCGAAGAGGTTGATGTTAAACTTGGAATGTGCAAGcatttttaatcactttttattttaaaccctgATAAATTCTGTGCATTatagcaatttcattttgagtgTGTAGATATAACACAGAGGACAAGTTGAACATTATAGCTTACAAGTATGTTATATTTAATCCTGAAGCCTCACTGGACCCAGCACTGTGACTTCAGGTCATTGCGCATCAAGATTCTCTAATCTCAGTCTGCTCTGTGAGTAAAAGTATGCGGTTGTGCTTCATATAAAAAAAGCATCATATAAAACAATCTGCAATCATACATCAAGTCTTGCAAGGTTGAAATTATCAGTGGTTTATCACTTCACCTATTCTTTGCTTCCTCCTTcaatttctttctgtgtctctcgctCAATCTTTTGCCCCTCTTGTGTCCCCTGGGCCTGTGGAATTACATCTCGTCCCCTCCTActcttcctcctttttctctccctccttccctctcttGTACCCTTTGCCAGGACCGACTGCTGCGGTTGTGCTACCTgcagcacatacacactctcacacactctgcctTAGCCATGGCCCGGCTGCACATAGCTCTGCTGGCCCTGCTGCCCATTGTCCTCATCCTAACTGGTAAGTGCCTCATTCAAAGCGTGatagaggatgtgtgtgtgtgtgtgtgtgtttgtgtgtgtgtgtgtgtgtgtgtgtgtgtgtgtttgctttcataTATGAAATATAGATTAAAATTGTCAATAGAAAAAGATTTGGTAAAGTGAGAAAAATGTTCTgatctgtttacatttttatacagtgaCTGTAAAAGTACAGTGACAGTAAAGCTATAAAGTTCAATATTTATACAATCCTGTATTAGATCATGTTAAATAACTACACTGATAGAATAATAAGACTAAAAGTATGTAAAGTACTAGTATGTAAAAAGTGTAtgtatttaaagtatttaactaaaataaatattaagtcaGAAGTTTTGCATGAAGTCAGTGCTGAATTTCATGTGGTAGGAATTCATAACTTTCAcacttctgtttttatccctgagacattaaaaatgtacagaaaaattAGCATTTTGTCTATGAGCTTTTTCTTCAAAATTTCACTTAGACATGAAAAGCCTGTgcaaattgtaataaaaatggTAAATGTTTTACCtattatacagatatacagtatgaattgCCTCTCTATGCAAACTCTATGGGTGATAGATGCCCAGTTTCCTCAACAACAAAAACCGAGAGCAATCTTTTTGCTACCCATTTTATCATTAAAACTATTTCCTTCCCACCTCCTTTCCTCTAGTGCTGTCTACAGTAGAAAGTGCAGCAGTgagagatggaaaagaaaaagacagtgaaCGCCAGGGTaagttcaacacacacacacacacacacacacacacacacacacacacacacacacacacacacacacacacacacacacttgtcttactgtttggcttttttttaaacaaaaagctgtaacaaatataaataaaaaatattataacataaacaaacaaacaaacaaataaatagaccTGCCAAAAGTTTACACAAGGTAAAACTGTCAGGTGTTTTTATCCTTTTGGACATTTGGGCAGTCtccaaaaatatacaatatgtaatatgtataaGTATGTTGACACCAGAGAATCACTCCGATATGTGGCCCTTCCTTAAACTGCTGCCACAATGATGTAAACACAGGGATGTAGGATGCctctgtatgctgtagcatttacatttttccttcactagaactaagaggcccaaaacTCATCCACCATGTCAATGCCCATGTGCACAAAGCGAGCTTCATGAAGACTTGATTCGCACAGTTTGTATGGAAGAACTGGAtcgtcctgcacagagccctgaccaaaccccactgaacaccccACTGGAACAGACATCAGTACCTGAGCTCACAAATGCTCATGACCACAAATCGTAACAGCTACACATttaaaatctagtggaaatcctTCCCAGATGAGCAGAGGTTATTATAACTGATTTCAAAGGGGAAATACATCTAGAATGTGATgtccaacatgtactgtatgtgtggttgATCAGGGGAgtccacatacttttagccatatagtgtataaaaacaaacacagaaaacgATCTCATGGAAATCCTGTATGTGGTCTTTGTATCTCCTCTTTAATCACTCTATCCTGTAGGTCCATCTAAGAAGGTTTTTGTGCCAGCATCAGATGCAGCAAACTTTTTCAAGCGTCGTGGCCGCAGGTCTCCAAAATTATACACCGAGTATTTAGGTGAGTTTCACTGTCAGCCAGCCTTTCTTACATAAGCCGTGTTAGATATCTAACACATTCTGTTAAGCATTAAATCACACAGAGGAGCTTATTCCTTTAACAATTTATGTGAAATCGATACCGTAACTGGAACCTAAGCCTATGATCTTTAAGCAATTTGACTATTAATCAGTCTGGAGGCATGATGCGTATTAAACACTCACAGAGCGATGCAAGTTTGATAGTGAGTGTTGGGGAAAGATAGCCCTGAGGATCACTAGGACAGTGTGGAGCTGCTTATTCTTCATGAGCAAGGTAGAGCACATGTGCAtgtgaatgaacacacacaccagtgagcCACATCAGCCACATGGACTACTATTTTCAAGCtagcatgtgggtgtgtgtaatgACGCTGCAGAACGCAGTTTGGAGGAAAAGAAGCAGCTGGAGCTGAGAGTGGAATGTGCAGACGCAGGACAGAGAGAAAATAGAAGACAGATTAATACTGTCCTTAATGATCGGGCCAGGGATTTAAGTTCCCTTTGTATTTTGCCTGCTGTCAGAATGAAGGAGTGAAAGAGAGGTCCCGCCTCCCTAAATAAGACTTTGACATTCCTCCTACTCATCCAAAGAAAGCacagataaaagaaataaataccaCTTTGTAATTTAAGTGAGTTAACTCATTCATTCTGTCTACTCACATGGATGTTTGCTCTAGCTTCAAAACTAAGGATCTGACTTGTAGCTAGGCCTTTCACTAATTCATCTATTCACTAATTCATCTGTTAGTGCcacaataagtaaaataaaagttcttTTGACCATATTGCTCATAActagaaaataaaattcttttttatttgtattataattTGATTAAATTACCTTAATCAAAATTTACCAGCTGCCAAAACTGACAACCTCCATGATAGCTTGTCCTTAAGTTAACCCCTTCAGGTATCATTGTCTAATTTGTGCTCTTCTACCATACAGCCAGTAAGAACAGACAAGGATCATTACATGAACATTTCAGAAAGCACCTAA encodes the following:
- the ucmaa gene encoding upper zone of growth plate and cartilage matrix associated a; this translates as MARLHIALLALLPIVLILTVLSTVESAAVRDGKEKDSERQGPSKKVFVPASDAANFFKRRGRRSPKLYTEYLAEHKMQLAASERRREYYDEQSNEYENHLEESRNEQYERNRENAEQWREYHYDGLYPQYPHHRPYY